The Apium graveolens cultivar Ventura unplaced genomic scaffold, ASM990537v1 ctg6112_1, whole genome shotgun sequence DNA window CATTGTTTTACACACCAAAAAAGTTATAGAATTTTCATTGTTTTCTTGCATTCCTCTTAGAGCCCTAAGTTCAGTTTTTGTGAGATAGAAAGTAGTGTTTGTTCAGTTCGTAAAAGGCGCGAGTCTTCAAGTGCTTAAGACTGCCTTTGTTCGTTGTATCCTGGGAGACGGAAGCCACAACACCTTCGAGTACCATACGGAAGGGGCTAATCTGTTTTAAAGAGAGCGTGGTTTTCACGTGACTCTGAACAATTTTTGGTATTTGTATTATCGATTTGCTGATTTAAGGTACTCCTTTTACTTATACTCCTAACAAGATATACTTGAGACTTTCGTGCCACCTCCAAGTGACACCCACAGGCTTATATTTAGGTAAGCTCAATGTTCAAATTGAACATGGGATCATGGTCGTGCCTGAGGGTGTGCGACTTGCTCGACGGAACAGGACCTTAAAATTTTCAGCGGCATATTTTTTTTAGCTTGAGCTTAACTAAAAATGGTATATTAATTTTAACAATTTAAGTAATTAAATTTTAGCAAGTTGCCCATAGCCAACTAGTCAATCTCATCTATCTCGTGCTCTTTTTCTCATTCGAAAAAATTTACTAAGCAAagtatttaataaaaatattaataattttgaTAACTAGGTTAGACTATTAGTCTTAACTATAAATACTATGAATATTAGTTTTCTTCCACTAATTCACTTTCTAagttattaatttatttttaattatatctatattttatatttatatattcaaTGAAAAGAGTTATTTaagattttattaataaatatttatatataaattacATATAAATTAGGTTTTATGTTATTGTCTTTTtgtttataataattatatattactaCTTATGTACTTGTAAGATTTTTTTTTCCAACTCTAATTTactataatattttataaatataaattattattattattatttaataatatactTACTATTTTTCTTGGTGACAAAAATTTTTTATTCGGCACGGGGCACAAAAAATCTCAAGAACGGCTCTGCATGGGATGAGCAAAACGGAGGAGATAATTCTTATATATTTTTCAGAAACATCAAAAAAACTCAAACAAATCCTTCAGATTTAGGACAGATAAATTCGAACTTGAAAACATCCAAACAAATACATTTTAATCCTAAAATATACAAGGAAATAAGTAAAAAGTCATTTAGCAAAATAAAAAAGGCATAAAGTGCAAACGTCTGAAATTGATTATTTCACAGACAAGATTAAACTCACCAATGTGTCTCCTGTGAAAACAGCAGGGTTCTCCTCATCTTTGCCGGTAACAAAATAGCTTATGTGACCTTTTGTATGGCTGATAAAAGCAGCAAAGAAAGAAAATCAACACATGAAGTAAGACAGAACTCATACAAAATGGTTGCAGCCATGTAATTCTAGTCCAAAATCTTCCATAAAAGTGCTTTCATAGATGCCACACAGAGGCAAAAAATTAAATCCAAAGAACCAAAAAAACCAGTCATAATGTCACATAATTAGCTAGCTCTAAATCAAAATCATAAGAAAATTCAACAGTGCACAACTCAGATAAACAAATCAGCAAAATAATAGACGTATTACATGTTCCAATATAGAAGAAAGACTACAAGTAATAAAAAAACGTCTGTGGACTAACATTGCTATGAACACAAGATACAGGAggatataaatataatataacaAAGAGAGCATACACACCAAGGGGTATGCAGGGAGAGTACAGTGATATCGGAACTGAGTGAAAACTTGTCACCATTCTCAACTTTATCAGTACACCCTTGGACATTGTCAACAGAACCACCATAAACCTTAATACCGGGAAGGAGTTCCTTGATCCTTTCATTGCCTCCAGCATGATCCCTAGGGAGAAATGATCATATATCAAACCAACAAAAACATGTACACAAACACAACAATAaatatgtatgtgtatataaaAAAACAAAAGCACATGACTATTAATTAGTAATTTCCGAATTCAACATACTAGAATACAGAATTATAAGAAAAGAAATAAGTGAATCAGCATATAAATAGAGAAATATATCATACAGTTTGACAAAATTCAGTGACAATTAACCTACAGATTTGTATGTTTTATTAATTGAAATGAGCAACAGAGTACGAATGAGTTTTAATTAAATGGTAGAGAGAGTACCAGTGGTGGTGAGTGGTGAGCACCAGTTTGAGGTGAACACCGTGGTCTTGGGCGACCTGAAGAACCTTTTCGGGTTCAACCGGATCTACAGCTGCAGCTTCTTTGGTTGCCTCATCAATTATTCTGCAGTAATTAATTTATTGAATGAGTTTATACAATATTATCAGGAATAACACAAAACAAAATTTACAGACAAAGTTGATTGTATAGATAGAGGGATTGAAGACAGGTTACAAGTAGGAATAGTTGTCTTCCAAGCAAGGGACGTCGATGACTTTCATTGTTACCTCTTTTTGGTGTTTCTGATTTATGATTAATTAACAGATAAGAACACACGCAGAGAAAATTAaacaagtaaaataaaataataaaaaagagTAATTTCATTTCACAGATAATGGGACCCAACATTCCCTCGCCCCGCTCTTTTGGTTGTTGACGAACCGACTCAAACCGATTTTTCACATTAAGAATTCCagcttttatttttttctgacgAACTAAGCCGAGCCGAGCTAAGCTTTCTAATCGAACGAAAAAACGTGTTTGAGCTCGAACTGACAAGCTGAACTCGAGTTTGTTCGCGAACAAATACGAGCCGAGCCGAACAGCTCGCTAACaaataaaaaagaaaataatCAGTTTTATCAAGCCCAACCTATTGATTTAATCCCAACATCTAAATAATTGATCCAAGCCCAACCCATTTAGCTAAAAGATTATACCAAAATTATCATCTCCCCGTTCTTGTTTTCGGACCTATTCTTCTCATCTCTCTGAAACTTTGTTCTCCTCCCCCCATTCTTCCCCGCCCAAATTTTAGTCTCGCCTAAATCTTTGTCAATGAAGTGCTTTGGATTGTAATCGCAATATACACGTACACACAACCGTATCAATAAAGTACAACTTCGAATTCGAGATTTTATGAATAAAGTGCGGCTTAAAATTTGGGTTTTTATCAAGAAGTTAAGGGGGTGTGATATTTGCTTGATTTGGTGTGTTTAGATTTGGTTTTGATTTGGCCGTGATTTGATTGTGAACAGCCCGGTTCTTCTTCTCTTCATCTCTGTATGTATATTTATACAAACCGATGTaagtataattaaaaatattcagaaaattttatattttttcgaGTTTcaacgagccgagctcgagccgagctcgagTCGAGTTTGACCCAAACATACTAAAACTCGGCTCGAGCTCTTTTTGCTTAATTAACACATTTATGTGTTCGAGTTCGAGCTCGAACTCATGAACGAGCCGAACCgaacgagccgagctcgagcttgttcgcgaacaactcggttcgtgaacagccctACCTCTAACTACCTCAAGTACTCCGAAAAGCATAACAGTATTACCATCGTTTAGATAATTGAACAAAATCAGTTTCCCGCCTAAGCCAATTTCATGACAATGGACACCGCTTTAGCATATCCTTGTCCTCAAGGATGGAAATTAGGAAATTTTTGACTTAGTTGCTCCTGATTCTCCCAACTAGCCTCATATGTAGTACCATTCTCCCATTGAATTAATATCATAGATGCAGGTTTGTCCCCCTCTTCACCAACATCCCATTGCAAATCACTGGCTCTCCTCTAACTACCTCAGGTACTCCGAAAAGCATaacaataaaataatattttaactaCAGTGTGACAAGCAATGATAATATAGCATAAACGAAATCATTTAGATAATTGCATACACACAGTTTCCCACCTAAGCCTATTTCATGACATTCATTTCGATCAAGTTTTTATTCTATGTTTTTATGTTTCGAGTTGGATGGGAAATGATGGGGGTAATTAGACTCTTCTGGAGCCTGACTACTAGTATGTGATGACGTCATGAGGATGAGATTGAAGATATGGAAGATATTGACATTGAATTTTTTTTATCCAAAGTACGACAATTAATCTTTTATATCTATTTATAAACTCGGGTTTGTATCTTTTCATAAAACCCAGGAGAACAAttattaattacaatttaaagtGAAACTACTTTATATTCACCTTACActtaatttttttcatttttaaaactcaaaaataagaGGTAATTTATTTTTTTCCCTAAAAATAATAGTATTTCATTACTTCTTCGGACCGTTTTATAAGTACATGGATTAGGATGGAAAGAACAGAAAAATAGGAATTTATTATAATTCAATTCAACTTAttcacaattataatataataaaagaTGCGCTTATATAACCAACAACTAAATAGTATGAAATGAAAACATAATAACAAGGAAACTATTACAATAACGAAACTATCCAACAATAgtattatatatgttaacatccccCCTCAGACTAAGATGGTGAACTGGAAGTTTGTCAAACAAGAAATTGAGCCATGTAACCAATATATCCAAGGCAGAAACACAGAAAACAAGAAAATCCAATCGACTAAACTGTACTCATGAATCCAAATATAGTAAAAACTTTCAAACGAATCCAAAGCTTCGCACAAGAGCAAAATAAGAGCAAAGATGCACTGCAAGACAAGAAAAAGGAGAGTATCCAATCAACAAGAGAAGAAGAACCATTGATCCCATCCCATTATAACCAACCAAAATAGTATCCTAAATTTGCAACCACTACCAAAACCGCAAGCGTTatctaataatcaaaacaacattAAAACTAAAACAAATCTATAACCATCAAAATTATATCCAGTTTTAAAATCAAATCCAATAACCAATCCCAACAAACTCCAAATAACTGTATCCAAGCCAACAAATTGTCTTTAATATTTAACCAAATAAAAACTGTATCCAAATCTAATTAAATCACGCGAAGAGCCAGTGTGCCGGGAGTACAAGATAAACTAAATCAATGTGCCAAGAGCACCAAATAAACCAAACCAATCTCGCGAAGGGCCAATATGCCTGGAGTGTCAAATAAACTAAATCAATCCTTCAAAGGGTCAATGTGCCTATAGCACCAAATAAACTATACAATCCCGCAAAGGgccaatgtgcctagagcaccaaataaactaaattAATTCTTGGAAGGGCCAATGTGCCCTGAGTACCAAATAAACTAAAACAATCCTACGAAGGGACAATGTACCTAGAGTATcaaataaaaacaaaaaataagAAGGAATACAGATGTGCCTAGGGCTACTCCCATCATTGATCACGAGTAAGGGAGAAAAAAGATGAGAgggaaagaaaggaaaaaaaattatattatcaATGAGCCAATATCATTAAAGAGAGACATAGAGTGTGTATACCAACCAAAACTAGAAGAAAAAACTTCAACCAAAATCAATTTTTCTACCTCGGAGAAATCCAACCAATTCGAAGAAAAAAATAGTAATCATGATCCAAAATCAAAATCATCCAAGAAAAAAATCAAAGAGTATAACAAATTTGAACAAAATGATGATAAAAACAATAATTGAAACACATGTTCTAAAATCAACATGCAGAAACTTCCACGATCGACTTTTCATCAACCTATCCTAGATCGAATGTAAAAATCCAAAATTTCGACATTGGTA harbors:
- the LOC141703044 gene encoding hydroxyacylglutathione hydrolase cytoplasmic isoform X2 produces the protein MKVIDVPCLEDNYSYLIIDEATKEAAAVDPVEPEKVLQVAQDHGVHLKLVLTTHHHWDHAGGNERIKELLPGIKVYGGSVDNVQGCTDKVENGDKFSLSSDITVLSLHTPCHTKGHISYFVTGKDEENPAVFTGDTLFVAGCGKFFEGTAEQMHHSLCVTLSSLPKPTRVYCGHEYTVKNLQFAVTVEPDNAKIFQKLSWAQKQRQSGLPTIPSTIEEELETNPFMRANLTEVQGRVGCKSAVEAMREIRQRKDTWSG
- the LOC141703044 gene encoding hydroxyacylglutathione hydrolase cytoplasmic isoform X1 → MKVIDVPCLEDNYSYLIIDEATKEAAAVDPVEPEKVLQVAQDHGVHLKLVLTTHHHWDHAGGNERIKELLPGIKVYGGSVDNVQGCTDKVENGDKFSLSSDITVLSLHTPCHTKGHISYFVTGKDEENPAVFTGDTLFVAGCGKFFEGTAEQMHHSLCVTLSSLPKPTRVYCGHEYTVKNLQFAVTVEPDNAKIFQKLSWAQKQRQSGLPTIPSTIEEELETNPFMRANLTEVQGRVGCKSAVEAMREIRQRKDTWSGISSL